The Porites lutea chromosome 4, jaPorLute2.1, whole genome shotgun sequence genome contains a region encoding:
- the LOC140933109 gene encoding uncharacterized protein: MDVLKIKAKETICDIERAETKRKNLLRYLRLAKERADLADEERDSLKEKIKNKKEELENLNKETAEKYKDRIAKEEEAEESEKARKALEAKELEVGDGLVMLEIKCRDTKKSADEKEEKLAEAKVRHSSMKAELSELLARLNEAESKIVKLSEETDSDTIRVINLEIKHRRYAQREEYFEDRVETREQQIRNLEFEAGRNEAEAKLLVVQRDRLKSQLNSWKKQVAHLTSELEDYKADLRH; the protein is encoded by the exons ATGGATGTACTTAAAATAAAGGCTAAAGAAACCATTTGTGATATTGAGCGGGCAGAAACAAAGCGAAAGAATCTGTTACGCTACCTTAGACTTGCAAAGGAAAGGGCAGACTTGGCAGATGAGGAAAGAGATTCACTGAAGGAgaagataaaaaacaagaaagaggagtTGGAGAATCTCAACAAAGAAACAGCTGAAAAATACAAAGATCGCATAGCTAAAGAAGAAGAAGCTGAAGAAAGTGAGAAGGCAAGAAAGGCCCTTGAAGCAAAGGAATTGGAAGTCGGTGATGGTTTAGTCATGCTAGAGATTAAGTGTAGAGATACAAAGAAAAGTGCTgatgaaaaagaggaaaaacttGCTGAAGCCAAAGTCAGGCATAGCAGTATGAAGGCAGAACTAAGTGAGCTTTTGGCGCGATTAAACGAAGCTGAGTCCAAGATCGTCAAGTTGAGTGAAGAGACAGATTCTGACACCATTAGAGTCATAAATTTAGAAATCAAACACAGGCGGTATGCCCAGCGTGAAGAATATTTTGAAGACAGGGTTGAGACCCGTGAACAGCAGATCAGAAATTTGGAATTTGAGGCTGGCAGGAATGAAGCAGAAGCTAAGTTGCTGGTAGTGCAAAGAGACAGACTGAAAT CCCAACTGAACTCCTGGAAAAAGCAAGTAGCACACCTGACAAGTGAACTGGAAGATTATAAAGCCGACCTAAGGCATTAA